From the genome of Dickeya aquatica, one region includes:
- the bioC gene encoding malonyl-ACP O-methyltransferase BioC — translation MAQREPFPTTPVYGEPEVSHPPIAARHPVLAAHKQAIARAFGRAAKQYDQFAALQRESGEQVMALMGEHPGLAVLDAGCGTGYFSARWQQQGKRVTALDLSGEMLAIAQTRGVACEYLHGDIEQLPLPDGCMDLCFSNMVMQWCDDFARAVDELYRVTRPGGVIGLCTLAQGTLAELDCAWQQVDGSQRINPFLPAQAIMAVCQRYRAQVMLQPVTCYFPDVLSLMRSVKGVGASWLRAGRAPGSLSRRQLAALGARYVRHSQGYPLTYQRVFGVIYRD, via the coding sequence ATAGCGGCGCGTCATCCCGTGCTGGCAGCCCATAAACAGGCCATCGCCCGCGCGTTTGGCCGGGCCGCAAAACAGTATGACCAGTTTGCGGCGCTGCAACGCGAAAGCGGTGAACAGGTGATGGCATTGATGGGGGAACATCCGGGGCTGGCCGTGCTGGATGCTGGCTGTGGCACCGGGTATTTCAGCGCCCGCTGGCAGCAGCAGGGCAAGCGTGTTACTGCACTGGATTTATCCGGCGAGATGCTGGCCATCGCCCAGACTCGCGGTGTTGCCTGCGAGTATCTGCACGGCGATATCGAGCAGTTACCTCTGCCGGATGGCTGCATGGATCTCTGTTTTAGCAACATGGTGATGCAGTGGTGCGATGATTTCGCCCGCGCTGTTGATGAACTCTACCGGGTTACGCGCCCCGGTGGCGTGATTGGCCTTTGTACGCTGGCGCAGGGCACTCTGGCCGAGCTTGATTGCGCCTGGCAGCAGGTGGACGGGTCACAGCGGATCAACCCCTTTTTGCCCGCGCAGGCGATCATGGCCGTCTGTCAGCGCTATCGTGCGCAGGTCATGCTGCAACCGGTGACGTGCTATTTCCCCGATGTCCTGAGCCTGATGCGCTCGGTCAAAGGGGTGGGGGCGAGCTGGCTGCGTGCCGGGCGAGCGCCGGGCAGCCTGAGCCGTCGGCAACTGGCGGCGCTCGGTGCGCGCTATGTGCGCCATTCACAAGGCTATCCGTTGACGTATCAACGTGTTTTTGGAGTGATTTATCGTGACTAA